The bacterium nucleotide sequence TATCTTGGATTACCGTCGCCCCCTCGTACGCAGACACGTCGAGCGAGGATATGTTGGACGCGCCAAGAAGACTCAAGCACGGTTCTGCGTAGCCGTTGGCGCTCTGCATTACTTCGTAAGCCTTACGCACCGACAATTGGACGCCCGCAACGCGCAACCGTTGCCTAAGCTCGCGCGGATTGAAGAACAGTCGTTGATGACCTATGGTTGCCGTGGCCTCAAAGGAAACGCCGAGCGCCTTTGCGGCCAAGAGAAAGGTCAGGCCATTCTGATCAATGCCCATATTTACTCGCGGCATTCTGCCAGACTTGACCGCCTTCACTAGATTCGACGCTCGATTGGCCCATGTCTGCTATTTGCTCACATGGGCAGAAGCAAGATCCTCAATGAGATCGGCCGGGACATGCTGTTTTGGGCCGAACGGGAATACGAACTTTGCAAGGATGGTCTCGAGGGTCTGGACCTCGGCGGGACAAAGCTTGCGACTGATCAGGACGTAAATGCAGAGGCTAGTGCCCGTGACGGCTGTCAGCCGAATTAGGGCGCCTAGCCTCGTCTGCGGCGTAAGCGGTCCTACTAAAACATAGACCGCCAGCAGCATGGCCAGCATCGCTAGGCTGCCTACCAACGGAGAGAACAAAGCCCTGGCTACGCTCTCCCATCCATAGCCCGGAATATGGCGCTTAGCTGCAAGCTGAAGCACGATCCCCTGGGCGATCGACCCGCTCAGTGTCGCTAGGGCTAGGCCAACGAGGCCGAACCAGCGGACTAACCCAACAGCTGTGAGAACAAGAACGAAAGTGTATACAAGCCATGACGCTAAGGCCCAGCGAGTCTGTTGGGCAGCATAGATCGCTGAGATCAGCATCCAATTAAGACCTGCTGCTGGAACGCTTGGTCCGAGTGCGGCCAAAGGTCCAGCCACTTGGTGTATGGCATCAGCCGAAACGGCGCGAAATGAGAAGAGAAGCGTGCTCATATCTACGCTTGCGACGATCATGATCATGCTCACGGGCAGGGTAAGAAAGAAAGTGGTCCTTGCGGCCATTGTTAACGTCTGACCCGCCGGTTGGTGTGCGACGAGCTCTCTACTTAGCCGAGGTAATAGCGGTTGGGCCAGAGAAGCGCAGAAGATAGTCACTGGAACGACGAAGATCCGTAGCGCGTAGGTCAGAGCGGTTATTCCTCCGGGGCCTAGAGTTGAGGCCAGCGCGCGAATCACCCATTGAGCCGCCTCGCCCAGGACGAGACCGGCCAGCACGGGCCCAGCTAACTTCGTCGCAGCCCAAATGTCGTTCGTGAGAACGGGGCGGGATAGCCGATAACGAATCAATTGCCGAACGGCAGGGATCTGAACGGCCAGCTGTAGTGTCGAGGCAGCAAGGATGGCCCACGTGATAAGGACTAAGTCGTGAGTCGGCCCCAAAATGAGTACTGCCGCCCAGGCCACGATATTGCTCAGGAGCCGGCCTATGGCGGGGAGCCCGAACCGTCCGTGCGCGTTGAGTAGTCCGCCAGTAAGGGCAGCGAATCCGACGAACGCAATCATTGGGAACGTGATGCGAAGCAGAGTTACCGTGAGCGCTGTGGTCTGTGGGCCTAATCCGGGTGCCTGGGCTTTAACGATCCATTCCGCCGCTGGAAACGCGAGCAGGGCCAGGGCAACCAGTAGGCCGGCGCCGAGAAATAGGACCTTGCTTGCAAAACTGTCTGCCGCAGCCCGATCAATTGCCAGAAGTCTGGCGTAAACGGGAACGATGACAGTGTTTAGAACTCCAGTCGCCGCAAGCGATGCGAGCACCGTTGGCACGATCATCGCGATCAAGAATGCGTCCGTCGAGCTTCCGATGCCAAAGGCACTGACCAAGCTCAGATCCCTCCCAAGGCCAGCTATCAGAGTCAATGCAGTGAGTACGGCGATCAGCGCTGATGTGCGCGATAACGAAGTCGGCCGTGGGCGACCCTCGCTCTCAGCAAGGGCAGGGTGTGCGAGGTCCTGATACATGGGCCTATTTAAACGGTTCAACCCTTGAGTACGAACGAGTAAGCGGAGTTGACCGCTGCAGCCGTTTCAGCGAGAGCATGCGAAGTTCGCACGAATCGATACCCTTCGTCGGCAAGTGAACGCCGCAATGCGGCATTCGTGGTCAGCTCCTTGACGCTGGCAGCAAAGTCTCGTGGATCGTCGGCGACGAGCAGTTCACGACCAGGAACAACGTCTAGGCCCCGATAGCCGGGCGTGGTCGCTATTACCGGCAGCCGATGTGCAAAAGCCTCGAGTATCTTTACGCGCGTGCCGCCGCCGGCAAGAAGCGGCACCGCGAGCATGGTTGCGGTTCGAAACACGTACTCCAGATCTTCCACGTAGCCCAGGACGCGGACATCAGAGTTCACTCTCGCTGCTGCCAACAGAGAATCCGGCGGGCGAGCTCCGACTATCAGGACCCGAAGTTGACTGTCAGTGCCCCGGAGCATTGGTAACACCTTGTTAAGGAACCACATTGCTCCGATAGCATTAGGGGGATAATACATCGTGCCGATAATCAGAACCGTCGACATCGCCACCTCGGGGCGTTCTACTTCATCACCAGTTACAGGCATCGCGATCGGTACGACCCGTACGCTCTTGGCCCCCATTTCAGTAAACTGGGCCGCATCGGCCGTGTTGACGGCTAGAACCAGGTCCGCCTTGGCACAGATCTCAGCCTCGAAACGACGCAGGCGTCTGGCGTCTCGGAGTGCAACAAGCCGCTTTGGTGACCACCATCGGTATGACGTTCCTACCTCGGCAACCAACGTCCAGACGACGTTGTGCTCATCTACGACCACTATGCGGCGAGCGGCCTTCGCAATCGGAAGGTAGCACGCCATGCTCAACTGGTCGATGTGAACAGCGACCGTTTCCGCCTCTTCGGCTGCTTCGCGAACCGCGCGTTCCATTGCTTCCGTCCAATCGCGAGCTACGAGAAAGGGAAGCCGAAGGAGCAATGACCGAGTCAGATGCCAAACGTCGAGCCAGCGGGAACGCCACAACCAGACTGGGGTGACAACCAACTGGTCAGTAGTGAGGGCCATTAAACTGTCGTGTTCGTCCCGAGATCTCACGAACGCTAAGAGCCGGATATCGTATGTGTCAAGAAGGGCTTGAATGATCTGCCGATTCCGACGCTTCGGGCCGCTGCCATCAGATGTCGGCGGAACTTGGGCCACGAAAACGAGGCGGGGCCGACGGCTACCAGGCAATGGCGTCTTCATAGACTCGTTCGGTAGCTCGCGCGCACGCGGACCAACTGAATTGTCCGCTCCTCTTCAGACCCCGTTGAACAAGGTCGCTACGGACGTCGGTCGAAGTGAGGATTGATTGAATTGCGGATGCAGCGGCGCCTGGATCGAATGGATCCACGGCAAGCGCTGCACCTCCGCTTGTCTCTTGGAGAACCCGGATTTTGGACATGACTACAGGTGCTCCACAAGCCATTGCCTCCAGCACCGGAAGGCCGAAGCCCTCACCAGTACTCAGGAACACAAGCGCGGCAGCTCCTCGGTAGAGAGTCGCGAGCTCTTCATGAGTGGGGCTCTGTACGATCTCTACTACTACCCGGCATCTTACGCTGGCATTCACGACGAGCTGAGACGCTCGCTCATTGGTGGCGACGACAACGACTTTAAGCTGAGATCTTACATCCTCGGACAGGGCGCGAAATGCGAGTAATACACCTTCAACGTTCTTCCGCGGATCGGACGATGCCAAGGCAAGCACGTACTTGCCCGATCGGGAGTTCCCATCTGGTCGGAACACTTGTCGCAACCCCGATCGCGTCACATGAACACGAGAGTCAGGAACGCCAAGGCGTCTCGTGATCTCTTCGGCAACCCAATCTGATGGAGCGATTATCGCGCGCGCCCGCCGTACTGCCGAGGAAATTGCTATCGCGCTGTAGGTGTTAGTCATCACGTGTGCCAACGATGAATGTGCTGGCGGCGGATCCAACTGCAATAGGTCGTGTAGCGTAATAACAAACGGCGTGGAGCAGCGCAATGGAGCGGTGTTACATAGGAAGTGGACCAGTTCGGGGGAATCGCGCTGGAGCTGCCTGCCCAGTGACCATTGCTCGCGCATGACTTGGCCCACCAACGGCAAGCGCAAGGGCGGCGTAAGGGGCATCACTTTCCATGCGTTGGCAAGCTGCGTGAGGTGACTCGTATAGATCAGGTACTCGTGGCGCCCGATATCGAGAAGAGCCGAAACCAGGCCTTGTGTATAGGTGACGAACCCGCCCATCGTGGGGGTGCCTAAAAAGCGAGCGTCAATTGCGATTCGCACTTTCGGCTCGCTCTAAAAGACTGATGTAGGCATGCGCCCAACGCATGGCGTCGTGGTTGGATTCCGCAAATCGGCGCGCTGCGCGGCTGGCCGAATTTCGGAGGTCAGGCCGGTCGCGAAGCGATATCAAAGACCGGATGAACGCCGCTGGCTCGAGATTTGCCGGAGCGATTGCGTCGAGGCTTTCGTCACTGGCACAGACTTCAGGCATGTGCCCTACACGTGACGCAACGGGCGGCAATCCCGAGGCCAGCGCCTCAACGAGGCTATAGCTACAGGCTTCCCAGCGACTCGGGAACACAAAGGCATCGCATGCCGCATACAGCTCGGCGATTCGGTCGTGATCTAATCCCACCAACTGGCGTGTGCGGGGATGTGCGTCATAACGTCGTGGTACTGCTGCGACGATAGTTATGTCCGCTGGCAGGCCGCGACTGATTTCGGTAAGAAGGTCGGTGCCCTTATGCCGCCCGGGCCGTCCTGTAAAGAGCGCGAGAAAACCGCTGGATTCCAGGCCGAGGTGGCGCCTCACAGTTGCACGATCACGAGGGTGATACTGGTCGATATCGACCGCATTTAGCAGGACCGCGTCGGCAACCAAGCCGTATAGGCTTAGGAGTTCGTCAGCGGCACTGTGACTGACGGCCACGACGAGTCGTCGTCCAGCACTCCTCGCCTCAAACGGGCCGATGCCATATCGGGACTTGGCATACGAGAGCGACAATCTAGGCTGCACTGCGCTGCCGAAACCCGACCGGGTTCCGTGATACACAGTCAAGCCGGGCAGGTCAGGAACCCACCAGCCAGCATGCGAATTAACCACCATCAACTCACCGCTGGATCGGGTCTGGGATGCCTCCCGACCCACAGCGTATGACTGCCAGATCTCCTCAAATCGGGCAAACCTAGCGACGGGTCGGGAGATGGAATCCCATCGACTCGCCGACGCCGTATTGGCTGCCTGAGACCGGTCGATGACCCGGACCGACACTCCGCGTGTAATCAGGGCGTCACGCAGGGTGCGGACGAACATTTCCTCGCCGCCCGGCCCGCGCGTGTCGTTTGCTGACAGGATTCCCACGCGCACTGCTCTTGACGCCTTAAATCCGATTGCTACTTCGCTGTGGCCCGTCTGCAGTCATGGCTTCGGCTGAATCGGAGGCATGTGTGCAGGCGAGCGCCGCAGCCGCAGCTAGTAGTGCGTAAAAGGAGTACATGAGGCCCCGCTGGATATAGATATCCTGCGTAAGCAATGTAGGCACGTACGCAAGGATTGCTGCGGTGACGGCAACCGATTCCCAACTCTTGCTTCGGCGAAGTACACCCACTGCCAAACTCATGCAAATCCATACTTGAAGGCCGAAAAGGATGATTCCTACGGACCCTTGCTCCACGGCGATCGCAAACAAGGTGCTGTGGGCCGAGACCTCTCCAATCTGAAGCAAGCTGTTGTAGCTGCTGTAATAGAGCGGTTCGAAGGACGACAGACCATGTCCGAAGATCGGCGCTGTGAGGAATTCGCTTATCGCGAATGACCACAGATCCAACCTAGTATAGACCGACGTGTCGACAACAGTGCTGAAGCGGCCGAGGTAGGCACCGCCCGCAAGCAGATATGAAACCACCACAAGGCCGACTGCTGCGATCGCCATCAACTTTGAGCGAGCTCTCCATGGACTCAGCCAAACTAAGAAGACAGCGCTGAGACTCGCGCCGAGAGCCGCCGCTCTTTCCTGGCTGACATATATCGCACATAGAGCCAGGAGGGCGAGGGCGATAGTGAGCAACGTGGCCCACCGTCTCAGTGGGTGTCCGAAAACGTAAGCTAGGGCGCCCACAAAGGTCATTGCGGACGCCATACCAAACGCGAATGGCGAGTTAAACGTCGAACCCACACGCCATTCACTTACTCCTATGCCGATGAATACAGGTTGGCTGACCAGGCCTCCATTGAAACCGGGGATTTCAGTATGTGTGATCCCGAGATACGCCCCTAGCAACATCGGCGGCACTGTCCCGATTCCAAATGCCACGAGGACCTTTTGGAGATCAACGCGTCGGGTGGCGACCGCGACTATCACGAGGAAGAAGGCAGTCGCCACAACAACTCGATAGAAGAGCTTGCCCGGATTGTTTAGAACGGACTCATCAAGGCTAATAGACGGGTTCTCCAGGAACAGCAGCCCAACCCAACAGCTGTACACGAGGACGGCGACGATTGCAGGGACGGTTGGTCGCAACGACATTAAGCTGATGTGCCGGGTCCCGACGGCTAGGCCAACAGCTAGAATCGCCGAGGCTAAAACTAATTCGAAACCACTGCGTGATCCGAGACCAACTAAGTAGCTCGGATAGTCCAGAGGAAACGCTGCCAGCGCAGCTCCGACCAAGAGAATCGGCGCGCCGAGTCCCGCGACGAACACTATGAGCGCGAGTTCTCCTACAATTATGTACTCGCCCCGTCGCGTTACTGACGTGGCAATCCCCACGGCGGCGGCTAGAACACCGATCACCAGCGCTGGAATGAATGGATGAGGGGTTCGATGCTTTTCAGGAGCATCCGGGATCAGTTTGGCAGGTCGCGAGATCATAGGATTGAGCGCTCGCCGTAGGGATGCAAGCAGCCGCCGGTGCAGTTCTCAAACCTGAGAGCTGGCAGGTGTGGCAGTGACACTGAATTGAAGCCGAAGCCTAGCTAGCCGTTTCGATCAGGCACAAGCCCGATCGGAGGATTTGCATCAAAAGGTCCAATGTGCCCAACGGAGATCATTGTTTCCTTTGGACGATCCGCTCATACGCGCTTTCAATCGTATTGGTCGCCGCCTCCCAGGTGAAATCTCGCCGAACGCGATCCTTGCCGTGCTTGTGCATGAGCCGACCTAGCTCCGGATTCTTAAGAAGCGCCAAGACAGCTTGGCACAGTGCTTTTGGATCCTCTGCCGAAAGCGCTTCAGTCCCATTCTTCAAATCGAGCGACTCTATCACGCGACGAGTCGCAACGAGTGGCACGCCAGCAGCCAAGGCCTCAAGCGCCTTGAACTGCGTGCCAGCTCCGACGGTAACGGGACAAATCGCTACCGAAGCCTGAGCAAGATAGGGTCGAAGGTCCCTCACAAATCCTGTAACTGTGATGCCGGGTGCCTCACCAAGCGCCCAAACGTGGCGCGGAGGTGAGGCGCCAATGATGCTCAGGGTGGCGTTGGGTCGTTCGGCCCGAATTCTGGGCCATAAGGTTCGACAGAAGTCCACCACCGCATGCGCGTTCGCGTGATATTGAAGCCTGCCCCAGAACAGAACGCGATCGCCCTGCGGCTGCCATTGAGTTTGACCAAAGTAATCAGCATCAACCCCGTTTGGGACAAGGTCTGGCCTGACGCTTG carries:
- a CDS encoding glycosyltransferase, whose protein sequence is MKTPLPGSRRPRLVFVAQVPPTSDGSGPKRRNRQIIQALLDTYDIRLLAFVRSRDEHDSLMALTTDQLVVTPVWLWRSRWLDVWHLTRSLLLRLPFLVARDWTEAMERAVREAAEEAETVAVHIDQLSMACYLPIAKAARRIVVVDEHNVVWTLVAEVGTSYRWWSPKRLVALRDARRLRRFEAEICAKADLVLAVNTADAAQFTEMGAKSVRVVPIAMPVTGDEVERPEVAMSTVLIIGTMYYPPNAIGAMWFLNKVLPMLRGTDSQLRVLIVGARPPDSLLAAARVNSDVRVLGYVEDLEYVFRTATMLAVPLLAGGGTRVKILEAFAHRLPVIATTPGYRGLDVVPGRELLVADDPRDFAASVKELTTNAALRRSLADEGYRFVRTSHALAETAAAVNSAYSFVLKG
- a CDS encoding glycosyltransferase family 1 protein, producing the protein MGGFVTYTQGLVSALLDIGRHEYLIYTSHLTQLANAWKVMPLTPPLRLPLVGQVMREQWSLGRQLQRDSPELVHFLCNTAPLRCSTPFVITLHDLLQLDPPPAHSSLAHVMTNTYSAIAISSAVRRARAIIAPSDWVAEEITRRLGVPDSRVHVTRSGLRQVFRPDGNSRSGKYVLALASSDPRKNVEGVLLAFRALSEDVRSQLKVVVVATNERASQLVVNASVRCRVVVEIVQSPTHEELATLYRGAAALVFLSTGEGFGLPVLEAMACGAPVVMSKIRVLQETSGGAALAVDPFDPGAAASAIQSILTSTDVRSDLVQRGLKRSGQFSWSACARATERVYEDAIAW
- a CDS encoding glycosyltransferase: MGILSANDTRGPGGEEMFVRTLRDALITRGVSVRVIDRSQAANTASASRWDSISRPVARFARFEEIWQSYAVGREASQTRSSGELMVVNSHAGWWVPDLPGLTVYHGTRSGFGSAVQPRLSLSYAKSRYGIGPFEARSAGRRLVVAVSHSAADELLSLYGLVADAVLLNAVDIDQYHPRDRATVRRHLGLESSGFLALFTGRPGRHKGTDLLTEISRGLPADITIVAAVPRRYDAHPRTRQLVGLDHDRIAELYAACDAFVFPSRWEACSYSLVEALASGLPPVASRVGHMPEVCASDESLDAIAPANLEPAAFIRSLISLRDRPDLRNSASRAARRFAESNHDAMRWAHAYISLLERAESANRN
- a CDS encoding O-antigen ligase domain-containing protein, whose product is MISRPAKLIPDAPEKHRTPHPFIPALVIGVLAAAVGIATSVTRRGEYIIVGELALIVFVAGLGAPILLVGAALAAFPLDYPSYLVGLGSRSGFELVLASAILAVGLAVGTRHISLMSLRPTVPAIVAVLVYSCWVGLLFLENPSISLDESVLNNPGKLFYRVVVATAFFLVIVAVATRRVDLQKVLVAFGIGTVPPMLLGAYLGITHTEIPGFNGGLVSQPVFIGIGVSEWRVGSTFNSPFAFGMASAMTFVGALAYVFGHPLRRWATLLTIALALLALCAIYVSQERAAALGASLSAVFLVWLSPWRARSKLMAIAAVGLVVVSYLLAGGAYLGRFSTVVDTSVYTRLDLWSFAISEFLTAPIFGHGLSSFEPLYYSSYNSLLQIGEVSAHSTLFAIAVEQGSVGIILFGLQVWICMSLAVGVLRRSKSWESVAVTAAILAYVPTLLTQDIYIQRGLMYSFYALLAAAAALACTHASDSAEAMTADGPQRSSNRI
- a CDS encoding glycosyltransferase produces the protein MRVLYVAPYVPSRLRPRPFNLLRELIRRGHEVTAAVLSVNRGDDAALEDLINLSLTPFVIHANRAKAVARAALSVAGSEPLDVAYCNCPDLRRIVRSLVAEGRFDVLHFEHLRVAGVGLQFRDVPRLFDSVDCMSALWESAARLEGGRSGAVARLQVGRVRRYEKALLPEFDAVTVSSRADAVALSTLAPSVRPDLVPNGVDADYFGQTQWQPQGDRVLFWGRLQYHANAHAVVDFCRTLWPRIRAERPNATLSIIGASPPRHVWALGEAPGITVTGFVRDLRPYLAQASVAICPVTVGAGTQFKALEALAAGVPLVATRRVIESLDLKNGTEALSAEDPKALCQAVLALLKNPELGRLMHKHGKDRVRRDFTWEAATNTIESAYERIVQRKQ